One genomic window of Pseudopipra pipra isolate bDixPip1 chromosome 17, bDixPip1.hap1, whole genome shotgun sequence includes the following:
- the RNF114 gene encoding E3 ubiquitin-protein ligase RNF114, whose translation MAAGGSSRVPERRQDPLSRLTCPVCLEVFESPMRVPCGHVFCTPCLQECLKPKKPVCGVCRSTLSPGSRALDLEKQIETTETTCNGCNKKMYLSKMRSHAASCSKYQNYIMEGVKAVTKEPLHNTRNFPNRFTFPCPYCSEKNFDQEGLVEHCKALHSMDAKQVVCPICASMPWGDPNYRSANFMEHLQRRHRFSYDTFVDYDADEDDMMEQVLMRSLRDK comes from the exons ATGGCGGCGGGCGGCTCGTCGCGGGTCCCGGAGCGGCGGCAGGACCCGCTGTCCCGCCTCACCTGCCCCGTGTGCCTCGAGGTGTTCGAGAGCCCCATGCGCGTCCCCTGCGGACACGT GTTCTGCACGCCGTGCCTGCAGGAGTGTCTCAAGCCCAAAAAACCAGTGTGTGGTGTGTGCCGCAGCACCCTgtcccctgggagcagagctctggACCTGGAAAAGCAGATTGAAACCACAGAGACCACTTGCAATGGCTGCAACAAAAAG ATGTACCTCTCCAAGATGCGCAGCCACGCGGCCTCCTGCTCCAAGTACCAGAATTACATCATGGAAGGTGTGAAAGCTGTGACTAAAGAGCCCCTCCACAACACCAG GAACTTCCCAAATCGCTTCACCTTTCCTTGTCCGTATTGCAGCGAGAAAAACTTTGATCAGGAAGGGCTGGTTGAACACTGCAAAGCATTGCACAGCATGGATGCAAAACAAGTG GTTTGCCCGATTTGTGCCTCAATGCCATGGGGAGATCCAAATTACAGGAGTGCTAACTTCATGGAGCATCTGCAGAGGCGACATCGCTTCTCCTACGACACCTTTGTG GATTATGATGCTGATGAAGATGACATGATGGAACAGGTTTTGATGCGTTCTTTGAGGGATAAATGA
- the SPATA2 gene encoding spermatogenesis-associated protein 2, whose translation MDTKYKDDLFRKYVQFHECKLNASDNKQRPINDEYLRVAAAALLCLPKIDPFYRFRLIKFYEMAENSLRSVKSSSLHCLHNAFNMLETVGINLFLYPWKKEFKNIKTYTGPFVYYVKSALTEDDVRQILNYMGYVPELGTTYKLKEQVDAIQVKMISFELFLAKVECEQLLEIHLQVKDKGYSEIDVINERKNSSEDVRGCSEAMKRRVECKENLNTSMARMVLQKSASERASKDYFKPKVSKPSKSVDTYDNYWESKKPPLMSSLSLRKEPILVDAEDDIKDEIIRPSPSLLTMSSSPHGCSDEYLPTSSHHNGMLRTNVPYSSYFSAQEDLDLYTDHDSRGMLNFKRQESIKPDVWLLRSDANPVYHKRTHLAKETASPKCQNCGVPCGTSVCQKCDNLFSSRQEYPAVKQSTYSIKPLPNDSLSPASALREKSQYTSQTQSQDRAAQFSSKSKPSGTSRCGFCNRSGAANTCTFCSKVSCDSCLNAYYYDPCCRKSELHRFLPNNQLNYKSSQLSHVVYR comes from the exons ATGGATACAAAATACAAAGACGATTTATTTCGGAAGTATGTGCAGTTCCACGAGTGCAAACTGAATGCCTCTGACAACAAGCAGCGTCCTATTAACGATGAGTACTTGCGAGTGGCAGCAGCGGCCTTACTTTGCCTTCCCAAAATCGATCCCTTTTATAGATTCCGGTTGATTAAATTTTATGAGATGGCTGAAAACTCACTGAGATCTGTGAAATCCTCGAGTTTACATTGCCTCCACAATGCATTCAACATGCTCGAGACAGTTGGAATTAATCTCTTTCTGTACCCCTGGAAAAAGGAGTTCAAAAATATCAAG ACCTACACTGGACCCTTTGTTTATTATGTAAAGTCTGCTCTAACCGAAGATGATGTAAGGCAGATTCTGAACTACATGGGCTATGTCCCAGAACTGGGAACAACCTATAAGCTCAAAGAGCAGGTCGATGCCATCCAAGTGAAAATGATTTCATTTGAACTCTTTTTGGCCAAAGTGGAATGTGAGCAGCTTCTTGAAATTCACTTGCAAGTGAAGGATAAAGGTTATTCAGAGATCGACGTCATAAACGAGCGGAAGAACAGCAGCGAGGATGTGCGAGGCTGCTCCGAGGCCATGAAGCGGCGTGTGGAGTGCAAGGAGaacttgaacacttccatggcACGGATGGTGCTCCAGAAATCGGCCAGCGAACGGGCCTCTAAAGATTACTTCAAGCCAAAGGTGAGCAAGCCTTCCAAGTCAGTGGATACGTATGATAATTACTGGGAAAGTAAGAAACCACCTTTGATGAGCTCCCTGAGCCTCAGGAAAGAGCCGATTTTGGTCGATGCGGAAGATGACATTAAAGATGAAATTATCCGCCCGTCGCCCTCTCTGCTGACCATGTCCAGCTCCCCGCACGGGTGTTCAGACGAGTACTTGCCAACTTCATCTCATCACAATGGCATGCTAAGAACAAACGTCCCTTACAGCTCCTATTTTTCTGCTCAAGAGGACTTAGATTTATATACTGATCACGATTCTAGAGGTatgttaaattttaaaagacaagaaTCTATTAAGCCTGATGTGTGGCTGTTAAGAAGCGATGCCAACCCCGTTTACCACAAACGCACCCACCTAGCCAAAGAGACAGCTTCCCCCAAGTGCCAGAACTGTGGTGTACCCTGCGGCACTTCTGTTTGCCAAAAGTGTGACAATCTGTTCAGCTCGAGGCAGGAATACCCAGCGGTGAAACAGAGCACCTACTCAATCAAACCACTCCCAAACGACAGCTTGTCACCTGCGTCTGCTCTGAGGGAGAAGTCACAGTACACATCACAGACTCAGAGCCAAGACAGAGCTGCTCAGTTCAGCTCCAAATCCAAGCCTTCGGGCACTTCTCGCTGCGGCTTCTGTAACCGCTCCGGAGCTGCGAACACTTGCACGTTCTGCTCAAAAGTCTCCTGTGACTCTTGCCTCAATGCTTACTATTATGACCCCTGCTGTAGGAAGAGCGAGCTCCACAGGTTCCTGCCTAACAACCAGTTAAACTATAAATCATCCCAGCTGTCCCACGTGGTCTATAGATAG